The Brachionichthys hirsutus isolate HB-005 chromosome 11, CSIRO-AGI_Bhir_v1, whole genome shotgun sequence genome includes a window with the following:
- the LOC137901749 gene encoding olfactory receptor 52D1-like, translated as MLDASLANDSSHSTFVLRGFSGLLALPLAASYLAVLLGNALLVYVILHVERLHGPMHLLICTLCVVDVTVASAIVPNMLLGLLSDSYDISLAGCLTQMFFTHFLSSLESTLLLAMALDRYVAICLPLRYGALMGSSVFAALLAFTVVRSGSVMGTLVALAAPLRFCGSNAIQHCYCDHMALVSLACDSTDRNRAAGLAVILCFVGVDVPLIFLSYTKILRVVLRAAPAGPDRWKAFHTCGTHLMVMMCFYLVGSITFLSHHLNVPVPSDVNVFLGLVYILFPATVNPVIYGVRTKEIRNGLMRAFRVRGTETG; from the coding sequence ATGCTGGACGCATCGCTGGCCAACGACTCCTCCCACAGCACCTTTGTGCTGCGAGGCTTCTCCGGGCTGCTGGCGCTGCCGTTGGCCGCCTCCTACCTGGCGGTGCTGCTGGGGAACGCCCTGCTGGTCTACGTGATCCTCCACGTGGAGCGTCTGCACGGCCCCATGCACCTCCTCATCTGCACGCTCTGCGTGGTCGACGTCACGGTGGCGAGCGCCATCGTACCCAACATGCTGCTGGGGCTGCTGTCGGACTCGTACGACATCTCGCTGGCCGGCTGCTTGACCCAGATGTTCTtcactcacttcctgtcttcgCTGGAGTCCACGCTGCTGCTGGCGATGGCGCTGGACCGCTACGTGGCTATCTGCCTGCCGCTGCGCTACGGCGCCCTCATGGGATCCTCCGTGTTTGCGGCGCTGCTGGCCTTCACCGTGGTCCGGAGCGGTTCTGTCATGGGGACTCTGGTCGCTCTGGCGGCGCCGCTGCGTTTCTGCGGCTCAAACGCCATCCAGCATTGCTACTGTGACCACATGGcgctggttagcttagcatgcgaCAGCACGGACAGGAACCGCGCGGCGGGCCTCGCCGTCATCCTCTGCTTCGTCGGCGTGGACGTGccgctcatcttcctctcctacACAAAGATCCTGAGGGTGGTGCTGCGAGCGGCGCCGGCTGGACCGGACCGCTGGAAGGCGTTTCACACCTGCGGGACGCACCTGATGGTCATGATGTGTTTCTACCTGGTGGGGAGCATCACCTTCCTGTCTCACCACCTGAACGTCCCCGTCCCGTCCGACGTCAACGTCTTCCTGGGACTCGTGTACATCCTGTTCCCGGCGACGGTCAATCCCGTCATTTACGGCGTCCGGACCAAAGAGATCCGGAACGGCTTGATGAGGGCGTTTAGAGTCCGCGGAACCGAGACGGGATGA